A single region of the Saprospiraceae bacterium genome encodes:
- a CDS encoding M1 family metallopeptidase, translating into MKPVYLLCFLMGSIQPVFSQAINIYERPVQSAPSHNFDVLHYRIELTFEGENRAFEGETTITLRALSDNFKSIELHAETYQVRAVTSAQQKALAFEHDKGQLNIQLSEALGYNDTLSILIKYGSSRFEVNPEDYGMGHNYPLGIGFFEATEEHPFVFNAYSFPTGARHWFPGYDHPIDRATHETIITTLGNHKVLANGILQSVRSNDNGTVTYHWSQKQAHPTYLYNFVSGPYEVLEDEYKGKPVNYWVYPQDTGRALRSFHRTPEILAFFEDYYGVNYPWDKYDQICVPGIGGGAEATTATLIGASTLHDEKAEKDFPSHWLVAHEAAHHWWGDFVSYRDWTQTWLSESFATFSEYLYSNHLYGAEEGALNLYDKRTAYLTEAKDNYQRPIAFNQWAYPNQNFDRHTYQKGALVLHMLRDYLGEDNFRRVLKHFLSTHAYQPVDTHDFMKSIWEVTGLNLDWFFDQWILGAGHPVLDIAYEWKNKELILAVKQTQDTSQKVSIFKMPAKVAITTAKGTTFHTIWLTEASQAFPFPCDDQPLMVRFDPDQVLLKEWTFKKTKEALLFQAKKDTVMGRLWAVQQLSAHLDDPKVLDFLKKCVQEDPFWAVRREALQTLAKAEQAISPILENALQDRHSRVRAAALNALGDLRQDQWHATFKKVYETDSSYVVQAEAVRALGKLKKAQDKPFFDQVSQEKSPRDILKQAANWSLMQMK; encoded by the coding sequence ATGAAACCAGTATACCTACTCTGCTTTTTAATGGGCAGCATTCAGCCTGTCTTTTCTCAAGCCATCAATATCTATGAACGGCCCGTCCAATCGGCGCCGAGTCACAACTTTGATGTGTTGCACTACCGTATTGAGCTGACTTTTGAGGGAGAAAACAGGGCTTTCGAAGGGGAAACAACGATTACCCTGCGCGCTTTATCCGATAACTTTAAAAGCATTGAACTGCACGCTGAAACGTACCAGGTAAGGGCGGTAACCTCAGCTCAACAAAAGGCTTTGGCCTTTGAACATGACAAAGGCCAGTTAAATATTCAGCTGTCCGAGGCACTGGGCTATAATGATACCCTTTCGATTTTAATTAAATATGGTAGCTCTCGTTTTGAAGTCAACCCGGAAGATTATGGAATGGGCCATAATTATCCCCTAGGCATCGGCTTTTTTGAAGCCACGGAAGAGCATCCTTTTGTGTTCAATGCCTATTCCTTTCCCACCGGCGCCAGGCATTGGTTCCCTGGTTATGATCATCCCATCGACCGGGCTACCCATGAAACGATTATTACGACTTTGGGAAATCATAAAGTGCTGGCCAATGGCATCTTACAATCCGTGCGCAGCAATGACAATGGAACGGTCACCTACCACTGGTCGCAGAAACAGGCTCACCCCACCTATCTGTATAATTTTGTGTCTGGCCCTTACGAGGTGTTGGAAGATGAATACAAGGGGAAACCCGTAAACTATTGGGTTTATCCGCAGGACACAGGCCGAGCCCTTCGCTCTTTCCATCGCACCCCCGAGATCTTAGCCTTTTTCGAGGATTATTATGGCGTGAACTATCCCTGGGACAAATACGATCAAATATGCGTGCCGGGTATTGGCGGCGGGGCAGAAGCCACTACGGCCACCCTCATTGGCGCCTCCACCCTCCACGATGAAAAGGCGGAGAAAGACTTCCCCAGCCACTGGCTGGTGGCTCACGAAGCGGCTCACCATTGGTGGGGCGATTTTGTGAGTTACCGGGATTGGACGCAGACCTGGCTTAGCGAGAGTTTTGCCACATTCAGCGAATACCTTTACAGTAATCACCTCTATGGCGCAGAGGAGGGGGCCCTGAATTTATATGATAAAAGAACCGCCTACCTTACTGAAGCCAAAGACAACTACCAACGCCCGATTGCCTTCAACCAATGGGCCTATCCCAATCAGAATTTTGACCGCCATACCTACCAAAAAGGCGCATTGGTCTTGCATATGTTGCGAGACTACCTGGGCGAAGATAACTTTAGGAGAGTCCTCAAACATTTTCTCAGCACACATGCCTATCAACCCGTCGATACCCACGATTTTATGAAAAGCATTTGGGAAGTCACCGGCTTGAACCTGGATTGGTTTTTTGATCAATGGATATTGGGCGCGGGGCACCCTGTGCTGGACATTGCCTACGAGTGGAAAAACAAGGAGCTTATCTTAGCTGTCAAACAGACGCAGGATACCAGCCAAAAAGTATCTATTTTTAAAATGCCCGCCAAAGTGGCGATTACCACAGCAAAGGGAACAACCTTCCACACCATTTGGCTCACTGAAGCTTCGCAAGCTTTCCCTTTCCCTTGCGACGACCAACCCCTGATGGTGCGCTTTGACCCAGATCAGGTGCTTTTAAAAGAGTGGACCTTTAAAAAAACGAAGGAAGCGCTGCTTTTTCAGGCTAAAAAGGACACGGTAATGGGCCGCTTATGGGCTGTGCAGCAATTGTCGGCCCATTTGGATGATCCCAAGGTGCTTGACTTTCTGAAAAAATGTGTGCAAGAAGACCCTTTCTGGGCCGTTCGCAGGGAAGCCTTACAAACCCTGGCAAAGGCTGAGCAAGCTATCAGCCCCATTCTCGAAAATGCGCTGCAGGATAGGCATTCCCGGGTAAGAGCTGCCGCCCTGAATGCCTTAGGCGACTTGCGGCAGGATCAATGGCATGCCACTTTCAAAAAAGTCTATGAGACAGATTCTAGTTATGTAGTGCAAGCGGAGGCCGTTCGAGCATTAGGTAAACTAAAAAAAGCACAGGATAAACCCTTTTTTGATCAAGTAAGCCAGGAAAAATCGCCCAGAGATATTTTGAAGCAAGCGGCCAATTGGTCCCTCATGCAAATGAAATAG
- a CDS encoding Xaa-Pro aminopeptidase, giving the protein MKFLFIALIAIPIALFSQENYFFQTDFSKEEFAGRRNKIYDALGKNDFAIIQGASDVDGFKMFRQSNTFYYLTGFEAPHAYLLLNARLRKATLYIPHSNPGRERSEGKVLAAEDAEQIKTLTGIEEVKAIEEMSRDWIYAGLVRPPHPVIYTPFSPAETGTDSRDVLLNYQSSLANDPWDGRISKEGHFIRLLQERFPQFEIRDLSPILDDMRNIKSEAEIALIRRASQLAGLGLMEAMRCTAPGVYEYQLESCARYTHQINDARRDGYAAIVGGGKNAWMGHYFRNNDPLNDGDLVLMDFAPEYHYYTSDVTRMWPVNGKFSSEQLSLYNFVVAYRSALMKQIKPGVTVNQVLDRAAVEMKYYVDSHTFPKPHYKKAVEAALVFRGHMQHPVGMAVHDVGNYKATPLTPGEVFAVDPMIWIPEEKLYVRVEDVVVVTETGMENFTDFVPVAPEAIEQLMKEKGILSFRPPTPANQINKQ; this is encoded by the coding sequence ATGAAATTCCTATTTATCGCCCTAATAGCTATTCCAATAGCTCTTTTTTCTCAGGAAAACTACTTTTTTCAAACAGATTTCAGCAAGGAGGAATTTGCTGGTCGCCGCAACAAGATATATGACGCCTTGGGCAAAAATGACTTTGCCATTATTCAAGGGGCATCTGATGTGGATGGTTTTAAAATGTTTCGGCAGAGCAATACCTTTTATTACCTGACCGGATTTGAGGCGCCCCATGCCTATTTGCTTTTGAATGCCCGCTTGCGGAAAGCGACCCTCTATATTCCGCACAGCAATCCCGGCAGAGAACGAAGTGAAGGGAAAGTCTTAGCTGCCGAAGATGCCGAACAGATTAAAACACTTACGGGCATTGAGGAGGTGAAAGCGATTGAAGAGATGAGCAGAGACTGGATTTATGCCGGGTTGGTTCGCCCTCCCCATCCCGTTATTTACACCCCCTTCAGTCCGGCGGAAACGGGGACCGACAGCCGCGATGTCCTGTTGAACTATCAGTCCAGCCTGGCCAATGACCCCTGGGATGGAAGAATTTCTAAAGAAGGACATTTTATAAGGCTACTACAAGAACGGTTTCCCCAATTCGAGATCAGGGACCTGTCGCCTATCCTCGATGACATGCGGAACATAAAAAGTGAGGCGGAAATTGCTTTAATCCGCCGGGCCTCCCAATTGGCGGGCCTCGGCCTGATGGAGGCCATGCGCTGCACCGCCCCCGGCGTATACGAATACCAGCTGGAGTCCTGCGCACGATACACCCACCAGATCAATGATGCCCGCAGAGATGGGTATGCCGCGATTGTAGGCGGTGGCAAAAATGCCTGGATGGGGCATTACTTCCGCAACAATGACCCGCTAAATGACGGTGATTTGGTCTTGATGGACTTTGCTCCCGAATACCATTATTACACCAGTGATGTCACCCGGATGTGGCCCGTCAATGGCAAGTTTTCTTCAGAACAGTTATCACTTTATAATTTTGTGGTGGCCTACCGATCCGCCTTGATGAAGCAAATTAAGCCTGGTGTGACGGTCAATCAGGTACTGGATCGAGCTGCCGTTGAAATGAAGTATTATGTAGATAGTCATACTTTTCCCAAACCTCATTATAAAAAAGCAGTGGAGGCGGCACTGGTTTTCCGGGGCCATATGCAGCATCCGGTGGGAATGGCCGTTCACGATGTAGGCAATTACAAAGCCACCCCCTTAACGCCTGGTGAAGTTTTTGCGGTGGACCCTATGATCTGGATTCCGGAAGAAAAACTTTATGTTCGGGTGGAAGATGTAGTGGTAGTCACCGAAACCGGTATGGAAAACTTCACGGACTTTGTACCCGTTGCGCCGGAAGCCATTGAACAATTGATGAAAGAAAAGGGTATTTTATCTTTTCGACCGCCTACGCCAGCCAATCAAATCAACAAACAATGA
- a CDS encoding ATP-binding protein, with protein MNDIIGRVQEIKQLEKVRSSRKSEFVALYGRRRIGKTFLVREYFQYQFDFQLTGLANANTKQQLTNFHVAIQRQSNHTSDKMPNNWFDAFQRLIDHLESIKEDRKKIVFLDELPWMDTKQSDFMIALEHFWNSWATNRKDILLITCGSAASWMINQLINNHGGLHNRITERIKIYPFTLQEAELLLKSKHNVLDRYQILQLYMVMGGIPYYLDAVSPEKSAAQNIEEMCFRKGALLTTEFQNLFASLFKNASKYETIITALSNKTKGMTRNELIMATGMKTGGSISKRLEELEESGFITRYSPFNKKSRETIYRLSDFYCLFYLRFIKDNTSYNEGVWLNAIDSPTQRTWTGLAFEQVCLAHIPQIKKALGISGVVSNALSWKSSQSENGAQVDLLIDRRDQVINLCEVKYSINPYKITKAYAENLRNKIGTFKNETKTRKAIFLTLITTYGLTKNEYSSSVVQNDITMDALFE; from the coding sequence ATGAATGATATTATCGGTCGAGTACAAGAAATAAAACAATTAGAGAAAGTGAGATCTAGCAGAAAATCGGAATTTGTTGCCTTATACGGCAGGAGAAGAATTGGAAAAACTTTTTTAGTTAGAGAGTATTTCCAATACCAATTCGATTTTCAATTGACAGGCTTGGCAAATGCCAACACCAAACAGCAACTCACCAATTTTCATGTAGCTATACAAAGACAATCTAATCATACATCAGATAAGATGCCAAACAATTGGTTTGATGCATTTCAACGATTGATAGACCACTTAGAAAGCATTAAAGAAGACCGCAAAAAGATCGTTTTCCTTGACGAGTTACCCTGGATGGATACCAAGCAATCCGATTTTATGATAGCCCTAGAGCACTTTTGGAACAGCTGGGCTACCAACAGAAAAGACATTTTGCTAATCACCTGTGGCTCCGCAGCCTCCTGGATGATTAACCAGTTGATTAACAACCATGGCGGATTACATAATCGAATCACAGAAAGGATAAAAATATACCCTTTTACCCTACAAGAAGCAGAGTTGTTATTGAAATCAAAGCATAATGTACTGGACAGATATCAAATACTCCAACTTTACATGGTAATGGGAGGTATACCATACTACTTAGATGCAGTATCCCCTGAAAAAAGTGCTGCCCAAAACATAGAAGAAATGTGTTTTCGAAAAGGGGCCTTGTTAACAACTGAATTTCAAAATCTATTTGCTTCCCTATTTAAAAATGCTTCCAAATACGAAACGATCATTACTGCCCTCTCAAACAAAACGAAAGGGATGACCAGGAATGAGTTAATAATGGCGACTGGCATGAAAACTGGAGGAAGTATAAGCAAGCGATTGGAGGAGTTAGAGGAAAGTGGATTTATAACTCGTTACTCCCCTTTCAATAAAAAATCAAGAGAAACAATTTATCGACTGTCAGATTTCTATTGCCTATTTTACCTGAGGTTCATTAAAGACAATACCAGTTATAATGAGGGCGTATGGTTAAATGCCATAGATAGCCCTACTCAGCGAACCTGGACTGGATTAGCCTTCGAACAGGTTTGCCTCGCTCATATCCCTCAGATTAAGAAAGCTTTGGGCATCAGTGGGGTAGTAAGTAATGCCTTATCTTGGAAAAGCTCCCAATCAGAAAATGGAGCACAGGTAGATCTGCTCATTGATCGGCGAGACCAAGTCATCAATTTATGCGAAGTAAAATACTCCATCAATCCATATAAAATCACCAAGGCATACGCTGAAAATCTTAGAAACAAAATTGGTACATTTAAAAATGAAACAAAGACCAGAAAAGCGATCTTTTTGACACTGATAACAACCTATGGTCTAACAAAAAATGAGTACTCCTCATCAGTCGTTCAAAATGATATTACAATGGATGCGCTGTTTGAATAA
- the hisJ gene encoding histidinol-phosphatase HisJ: protein MQLANHHAHSHHSDGRLSPVEYLAQAIQQGLKTYGFSDHAPIPGSSVGIMPLEDLPAYLVEIENLKDRFADQIEIYKGLEVDYIPGVISMASDHIQQAQLDYIIGAVHFVDHFPNRKPWGFEGSVENFEKGINEIFGGDIQAAVKRYYQLIREMVTEYRPNIVAHLDRIKKLNKNDRFFSESSAWYKAEVLQTLEVIAASGVILEVNTKGLYKKETTEPYPGKWALSQAREMNIPVHLSSDAHHPEDITKGFEQAAVLLQELGYEYCELLIDDHWQAVPLKEQHLYFL from the coding sequence ATGCAATTAGCCAATCACCACGCCCATTCTCATCACAGTGACGGAAGATTGTCGCCTGTTGAGTACCTGGCCCAAGCCATTCAGCAAGGCCTGAAGACCTACGGCTTCTCCGATCACGCGCCTATCCCTGGCTCTTCCGTGGGGATCATGCCACTGGAAGACCTGCCCGCTTATCTTGTAGAAATAGAAAACCTAAAAGACCGTTTTGCCGATCAGATTGAAATCTACAAAGGCTTAGAAGTCGATTACATTCCAGGCGTCATTTCTATGGCCAGTGACCATATCCAACAAGCCCAACTCGATTACATCATCGGGGCCGTCCATTTTGTCGATCACTTCCCTAATAGAAAACCATGGGGCTTTGAAGGCTCCGTTGAAAATTTTGAAAAAGGGATCAACGAAATCTTTGGCGGTGATATCCAGGCTGCGGTGAAGCGATACTACCAATTGATCCGGGAAATGGTCACGGAATATCGCCCAAACATTGTAGCCCATCTGGATAGGATAAAAAAATTAAACAAAAACGATCGTTTTTTTTCTGAAAGCTCAGCTTGGTATAAAGCAGAGGTCCTGCAAACGCTGGAAGTCATTGCTGCCTCGGGCGTTATTTTAGAAGTCAACACCAAAGGCCTTTACAAAAAGGAAACGACGGAACCTTACCCAGGGAAATGGGCTTTATCCCAGGCCAGGGAAATGAATATTCCCGTACACCTTTCCTCAGATGCCCACCATCCGGAAGATATTACAAAAGGCTTTGAGCAGGCCGCTGTTCTGCTACAGGAGCTAGGCTATGAATACTGTGAACTCCTGATAGACGACCATTGGCAAGCAGTTCCTTTGAAAGAACAACATTTGTACTTCTTGTAG
- a CDS encoding glycoside hydrolase family 140 protein — MHRIIPLLLVLSHLFLTQTGLGQQLAVSENGRHLVKADGSPFFYLGDTAWELFHRLDEKEADQYLTNRAEKGFTVIQAVVLAQIGGLDVPNAKGDIPLLNNNPSTPNEAYFKHVDYIVNKAEALGLVIGMLPTWGSYWSSLDPKQVIFTPENARAFGQFLGNRYKDKSIIWILGGDHNIHTEAERRIIESMAEGLRKGDNGQHLITYHPRGPGLSSDYFHKSEWLDFNMYQSSHGGHDHDNGLYAEHDYQLTPPKPTLDGEPRYEQIEAGFYFRGSNRLDHFDDADARQAAYWSILAGACGHTYGNNNIWQMYAPGRTPIIGAMVPWYEALDHPGAFQMKHLRTLFEARPFSKLEPNQAIILDGPRAGGAKIRAAVATDHSFSIIYSPRGESFTLDNSHIHAQNTKAIWFDPRYGLSYHLLTGDTQGIQTYTPPTSGRGQDWILILENAELGMAMPGFH; from the coding sequence ATGCATCGAATTATCCCTCTCTTGCTTGTTTTAAGCCACCTGTTTTTGACGCAAACCGGACTGGGGCAACAGCTGGCCGTGAGTGAAAATGGCCGACACCTGGTCAAAGCCGACGGCAGTCCATTTTTTTACCTGGGAGACACTGCCTGGGAGCTCTTTCACCGACTAGATGAAAAAGAGGCGGATCAATACCTGACCAACAGGGCTGAAAAAGGGTTTACCGTGATACAGGCAGTGGTGCTTGCTCAAATTGGTGGACTGGATGTGCCCAATGCCAAAGGAGACATCCCTTTGTTGAATAATAACCCCAGTACACCTAATGAAGCTTATTTCAAACATGTCGATTATATCGTGAATAAAGCGGAGGCGCTGGGGCTGGTTATCGGTATGTTGCCTACCTGGGGAAGCTATTGGAGTTCGTTGGATCCCAAGCAAGTGATCTTCACTCCTGAAAATGCCAGGGCCTTTGGCCAGTTTCTTGGGAATCGATACAAGGATAAATCCATTATTTGGATATTAGGGGGCGATCACAACATTCATACGGAAGCCGAACGGCGCATTATTGAGTCGATGGCAGAAGGGCTGCGGAAAGGGGACAATGGGCAGCACCTCATCACCTATCATCCCCGAGGCCCAGGTTTGTCTTCTGACTATTTTCACAAGTCGGAGTGGCTCGATTTCAACATGTACCAATCTTCTCATGGTGGACATGACCACGACAATGGCTTGTATGCCGAGCACGATTATCAACTAACCCCACCAAAACCAACCCTGGATGGTGAACCAAGATACGAACAGATTGAAGCGGGGTTTTATTTCCGAGGCTCTAACCGGCTGGATCACTTTGATGATGCCGACGCCCGCCAGGCCGCCTATTGGTCTATCCTGGCTGGCGCATGCGGTCATACCTACGGTAACAATAACATTTGGCAGATGTACGCGCCTGGCCGCACGCCGATCATTGGCGCGATGGTCCCCTGGTATGAGGCTTTAGATCACCCCGGTGCCTTCCAGATGAAACACCTCCGCACCTTGTTTGAAGCCAGACCTTTCTCCAAACTCGAACCTAACCAAGCGATCATCCTGGATGGGCCCAGAGCTGGCGGTGCAAAGATCAGAGCTGCCGTTGCTACGGATCATAGCTTTAGCATCATCTATTCTCCACGCGGAGAATCCTTTACCCTCGACAATAGTCATATCCATGCCCAAAATACCAAGGCCATCTGGTTTGACCCCCGCTATGGCTTGTCTTACCATCTCCTTACGGGTGACACCCAAGGTATACAAACCTATACGCCACCTACTTCTGGCAGAGGACAGGACTGGATTCTTATTCTCGAAAATGCGGAGTTGGGGATGGCCATGCCGGGGTTTCATTGA
- a CDS encoding sigma-70 family RNA polymerase sigma factor yields MSTVSKMSTNTNEYYLKGLLAQEDKILEEMYDQFFPSILKHIRSNSGRLEDAEDVFQDTLVILYKQAQKGSLDLNSRFSTYLFAVARNQWYKRLRDVYQRETPIELAPEIDNASWEETLGETERQQLVKSKFKELGEGCQQVMRLYLEKRSMQQIAEAMGYKDAGYARKKKCVCQQQLIDLVRKDPRYRELK; encoded by the coding sequence ATGAGTACAGTCAGTAAAATGAGTACAAATACCAACGAATATTACCTTAAGGGACTTCTAGCACAAGAGGACAAGATATTGGAAGAGATGTACGATCAATTTTTTCCAAGCATACTGAAGCATATTCGTTCCAACAGTGGGCGATTAGAAGATGCAGAAGATGTTTTTCAAGATACCTTAGTTATACTATACAAGCAAGCTCAAAAAGGGAGTCTAGATTTGAATAGCCGATTTTCTACCTACCTTTTTGCGGTGGCTCGAAATCAATGGTATAAGCGACTAAGAGATGTCTACCAGCGAGAAACGCCCATAGAATTAGCTCCCGAGATTGACAATGCAAGTTGGGAAGAGACCCTCGGCGAGACGGAGCGACAGCAATTGGTTAAATCAAAATTCAAGGAATTGGGAGAAGGGTGTCAGCAAGTAATGCGATTATACCTGGAGAAAAGAAGCATGCAACAAATTGCTGAAGCGATGGGTTATAAAGATGCAGGTTATGCCCGGAAAAAGAAATGCGTGTGCCAGCAACAGTTGATAGACCTAGTAAGGAAAGACCCTCGGTACCGCGAGTTAAAATAA
- a CDS encoding NosD domain-containing protein, translated as MKISTLTHLSLVSIFLITSACIREDYTDPTETFELEKAPLTKDIFASLNEVERAQFTASELKELEQLLDENAFAIDVRSGTVVELPAGSEDALAAAIEAAGEGGTVLVKAGEHTESKSVTITHQVNIIGEAGASIQTNTLPIGTMGVVQPALHILNAPGVIVKGIALTSKDPFGGTAVLVAHSPRTQIVKNSFTNHEIGVLVEYSDRVIVSGNTIATSLGWANFPGYPGYGVAIVNGRNARIIGNDITSSIFGVWACDGAGWYMGNTTHGNYIGLILCKVPQEIPLPNGEVTGSAFSANNWLTLFNKSFENLDAGYLVIDGANKNFLSSNYARDNGTYDIELVGDSERFGFFTPTSSSNRVYAWPNLLIKDCGENNKVSGSTLVDNTLDPCF; from the coding sequence ATGAAAATTAGCACATTAACACATCTATCATTGGTTAGTATTTTTTTAATCACTTCTGCTTGTATAAGAGAAGATTATACCGACCCCACAGAAACCTTCGAATTAGAAAAGGCCCCACTTACAAAAGACATTTTTGCTTCGCTTAATGAAGTAGAAAGGGCACAATTTACCGCCTCGGAATTGAAAGAATTAGAACAATTACTGGATGAGAATGCCTTTGCAATTGATGTTAGGTCAGGTACCGTAGTCGAATTGCCGGCCGGCTCCGAAGACGCCCTGGCTGCTGCAATAGAAGCGGCAGGAGAAGGAGGAACGGTCCTGGTTAAAGCAGGAGAACATACAGAATCCAAAAGCGTCACCATTACTCATCAGGTGAACATCATTGGGGAGGCTGGCGCTAGCATCCAAACGAATACCTTACCAATTGGTACAATGGGTGTCGTCCAACCTGCTTTACATATTTTGAATGCGCCAGGCGTCATTGTGAAGGGGATTGCGCTTACTTCCAAAGATCCTTTTGGAGGAACGGCTGTATTGGTAGCACATTCTCCGCGCACGCAAATAGTGAAAAACAGCTTCACCAACCATGAAATTGGCGTTTTGGTGGAATACAGTGATCGAGTGATTGTGAGTGGGAATACCATTGCCACTTCACTTGGATGGGCGAATTTCCCCGGTTACCCAGGCTATGGTGTAGCTATCGTCAATGGTAGGAATGCCCGAATTATTGGGAATGATATCACTTCCTCTATTTTTGGCGTATGGGCCTGTGATGGCGCTGGCTGGTACATGGGCAATACTACACATGGCAATTATATTGGCTTGATCTTGTGCAAAGTTCCACAAGAGATTCCATTGCCCAATGGAGAAGTAACGGGATCAGCCTTTTCGGCCAACAATTGGTTGACACTATTTAACAAATCTTTCGAAAATTTAGACGCGGGTTACCTCGTGATTGATGGCGCCAATAAGAATTTCTTGAGTTCGAATTATGCCAGGGATAATGGCACCTACGATATTGAATTGGTAGGAGACTCTGAACGGTTCGGGTTCTTTACCCCTACGAGTTCATCAAATCGGGTATATGCCTGGCCTAATCTTTTAATTAAAGATTGTGGGGAGAATAATAAAGTGAGTGGCAGCACCTTGGTAGACAATACATTGGATCCTTGTTTTTAA